TGAGACCGCAAAAGCCTGGGCGTGAAGGCCAAATTCATTTCGCGCCGATTACGGCATCGCTTCAAGGGATGCCCTGATACGAACCTTCTCGGCCCAAGATCACTCTCCGACGTGCTGCCTTCGATAATCCGGGGCTTTCTTCAAAAAACCGGGCACGGCATGTCTCCTAAGCTACAATTCATCTGCATTTTTGCAGCCCGGTGAACATGACCCTATGACCGCTGAGATCGCGACCAGCACGCTCGTGCTCGACGACAAAAAGATTTTCTACAACCGTTTTCTTCTGATCGTGGCCGGCCTGGGTGGCCTGCTTTACGGAGTGGACGTCGGCATTATTGCGGGCGCGCTGCCGTACTTGCAGGCGACGTCGGGCTTTACCGGACAGCAGCTTTCCTTCGTTGTGGCTGCCGTGCTTCTCGGGAGCGTGATCTCAACCCTTTTCGCGGGCCTGCTCGCCGACTGGATGGGTCGCAAATCGCTGATGGCGCTCAGCGGGCTCATGTTTGTGATCAGCATTCCGATGATTGCCCTCTCCCACGGCTATGGACCGTTGGTCTTTGGCCGTCTGTTGCAGGGTGTGAGCGCGGGCTTAATCGGCGTGGTGGTTCCTCTCTATCTTGCCGAGTGCCTGACGGCAGCCAACCGCGGCAAGGGGACGGGGATCTTTCAGTGGTTGCTGACTCTCGGTATTGTGATCGCCGCGCTGGTGGGCGCGTACTTTAGCTTCCGCGTTGATCAGGTGGCCAAGCTGGGCGATGCAGCTCGACTGCTGGCATTCAAGAGTACGGCGTGGCGGGGAATTTTCTGGGTGTCATTGCCGCCGGGAATTCTGTTCGTGATCGGCAGCTTCATGGTGGCAGAGTCGCCGCGCTGGCTTTTGCGGCGGGGCAAAAAAGATGCGGCCTATAGCGCTCTGATGCGCTCGCGATCGACGGCGCAGGCCGATCTCGAACTTAAGGAAATGCTCGACGTCAGTGCCACCGAGCTGGTGAAAACCGCAGGCGGCGCCAAGGCCAACGAATCGCTGTTGCGACGGAAGTACGTGATCCCGTTCGTGCTCGCCTGCATCATCCTCGCCTGCAATCAGGCGACTGGGATCAACTCGATCATCGCCTACAACACGAATATTCTTTTGCAGAGCGGGCTTTCCGACATTGCCGCGCACTGGGGATATGTCGTATTCACGATCATCAACTTCGCCGTGACTTTCGGCGGCGTCGTCCTG
Above is a window of Candidatus Sulfotelmatobacter sp. DNA encoding:
- a CDS encoding MFS transporter, with the protein product MTAEIATSTLVLDDKKIFYNRFLLIVAGLGGLLYGVDVGIIAGALPYLQATSGFTGQQLSFVVAAVLLGSVISTLFAGLLADWMGRKSLMALSGLMFVISIPMIALSHGYGPLVFGRLLQGVSAGLIGVVVPLYLAECLTAANRGKGTGIFQWLLTLGIVIAALVGAYFSFRVDQVAKLGDAARLLAFKSTAWRGIFWVSLPPGILFVIGSFMVAESPRWLLRRGKKDAAYSALMRSRSTAQADLELKEMLDVSATELVKTAGGAKANESLLRRKYVIPFVLACIILACNQATGINSIIAYNTNILLQSGLSDIAAHWGYVVFTIINFAVTFGGVVLVDRKGRKFLLGIGTAGIIVSLICTGVLFLRTELHRVDIKSTVQSMVAPDQRLTLLYDHEVAAKLLNATSASLGPASDRPTSLVVIYSYGDFRAASQVVRSDDPAAKPIEITRESCVPTNKVVAFFSTPFGDLDAARSAPLRIDNALITPVPEPRNGWMVAITLFVFMAFFAIGPGVCVWLALSELMPTRIRSNGMSIALVLNQAVSTTIAAIFLPTVGKYGYSTMFFGFAACTVIYFVTAIWFLPETKGKTLEEIEAHFEGAGAK